The proteins below come from a single Mya arenaria isolate MELC-2E11 chromosome 6, ASM2691426v1 genomic window:
- the LOC128236924 gene encoding transient receptor potential cation channel subfamily A member 1 homolog isoform X2, giving the protein MAAVYPSENSYIQGKYPDVMALDKIPEEGTPEVPAKAPYEAPLVDPYKVLEELTLCQCARNGDTEKARLLLETERGKAAVNNDDIEGLTPLHYAARYNHYTLVELLVQEGADVNREDNEHLTPLMYACRLKRRRRKSRKSMVLLGSTETPRFSQSTLVKLGGKEIDTDANAIHFLVESGADIRQKDAYGMTALHHAALRGDEVACEQLLLYNTAKQSLVHAKDVQEMTALHTAVCQSNYDIVRQLLAAGADIRSRDNEMSTALHEAATLGDTKIGKLIFESCQTPEAKSELLDDRDEDGNTSLMLAVQSGKYNFVSFMIKRGAPINVQNKMLVTPLHLAAIKGDLRIVEMLVERGAQVGVLTHDQQTPLHKACLYNNCECIKFLLDSGSNIEARDMDNFSPLLLAAVYGHANAVKMLIERGADVTVEDKNDKTVVFLAAEENKLDVLQVLTANRGTRDLIDHRDEENNSPLHIAARHGHINIVKCLMENGAMISLKNDMEQTPMHMAAENGWIGVVREIAGKDKNSLNDGDENSNTALHLAADGGHIQLVKTLIKLGADHEIRNGSLRTAMGCAAANGHMKVVIHLVNADTPIDPIDKLGLTPLLVAAANGHADVVDFLLERKADVGRVDMFGHNCLDLAVMHDHQEVAMEIIKSPSWEAALRNATLEQGVLCTPLRRLIKKMPEAADRVFEKCIEVRRPEEGSTTHLTDQYEVMYNFEFLDDMYSVTTWAGMVGNQKKRRKKPEKEGSVKEEDNADNTWLSWNKLKPFKRRDRTLVPYTQDSGLFKSNHPMMIMVDSHRLELLDHPLVTALRRHKWTMFGRFSYYVTFLAYAIFLFFLTGYVIVTPPPFSIGETCEEYYEKGEKQHLFASIGKYFILVLAVINIIKELFQLFHNRLAYISWENFLEVWLFISSFLFVLDYHSCQNSTGFRYVWQWNFGAIAIVLCWIGLVMFIQKFPKIGIYVVMFNSILRTFFEFFIVFLLFIIAFGFGFFVLIQNQTPFATPYHAIIRTSVMMIGEFDYNDIFHSDTDDMHYWLTYVIFCVFLLVMTIIIMNLLVGLAVDDIKGVHDEASLKRIAMKVNLVLDVERVHLKFTSRWWKNSHSEFYRSMEEVAVATKHPEQFENQIQKSQAKMLKKMDKLKGSVRTVIDRTTRIEEMLEALVRAHAKDTSADTAATRESFDDVLR; this is encoded by the exons ATGGCCGCAGTTTACCCTTCCGAAAACAGCTATATACAG GGGAAGTACCCGGATGTGATGGCGCTTGACAAGATCCCGGAGGAGGGGACGCCGGAAGTCCCAGCGAAGGCCCCGTATGAGGCGCCACTTGTCGACCCCTACAAGGTGCTGGAGGAACTCACACTATGTCAG TGTGCGCGAAACGGCGACACGGAAAAGGCGCGGCTGCTGCTAGAGACAGAGCGCGGGAAGGCGGCCGTCAATAACGATGACATAGAGGGCCTCACACCGCTTCACTACGCCGCCCGCTACAACCACTACACTCTCGTGGAACTACTCGTCCAAGAGGGTGCAG ATGTTAATCGGGAGGACAACGAGCACTTGACGCCGCTTATGTACGCCTGTCGCCTCAAGCGTCGTCGCCGGAAGTCACGTAAATCAATGGTTCTGCTCGGGTCCACAGAAACACCGCGTTTCTCGCAGTCA ACGCTGGTGAAACTTGGTGGTAAGGAGATTGATACGGACGCCAACGCAATCCATTTCCTGGTGGAGTCCGGCGCCGACATCCGGCAGAAGGACGCGTACGGGATGACGGCCCTCCATCACGCGGCGCTCCGGGGGGATGAGGTCGCGTGTGAGCAGCTCCTCCTCTATAACACCGCCAAACAATCGCTCGTGCAC GCGAAGGACGTACAAGAAATGACGGCCCTCCACACGGCCGTCTGCCAGTCGAACTACGACATCGTGCGTCAGTTGCTTGCCGCAGGCGCCGACATCCGCAGCCGTGACAATGAGATGTCCACGGCCCTTCACGAGGCGGCCACGCTCGGAGACACCAAAATTGGCAAACTCATCTTCGAGTCTTGTCAGACACCGGAGGCAAAG AGCGAACTCCTAGATGACCGAGACGAGGACGGAAACACTTCGCTCATGTTGGCCGTCCAGTCTGGCAAATACAACTTCGTCTCCTTCATGATCAAGAGAG GTGCGCCGATTAACGTGCAGAACAAGATGTTGGTGACGCCACTGCACCTTGCGGCCATCAAGGGCGACCTGCGGATCGTTGAGATGCTCGTAGAGCGCGGCGCCCAGGTGGGTGTACTCACCCACGACCAGCAGACGCCCCTCCACAAGGCATGCCTCTACAACAACTGCGAGTGCATCAAATTCCTGCTCGACAG TGGATCCAATATCGAGGCACGGGACATGGACAATTTCTCGCCCTTGTTGCTAGCCGCCGTATACGGGCACGCGAATGCCGTCAAGATGCTGATAGAACGTGGCGCCGACGTCACTGTGGAGGACAAGAACGACAAAACCGTCGTGTTTCTCGCCGCCGAGGAGAATAAACTAGACGTACTGCAG GTGTTGACAGCTAACCGGGGGACGAGGGACCTGATTGACCACCGGGACGAGGAGAATAACAGCCCGCTCCACATTGCCGCTCGACATGGACACATCAACATCGTAAAG TGCCTGATGGAGAACGGGGCGATGATATCACTGAAGAACGACATGGAACAGACTCCTATGCACATGGCCGCCGAGAACGGCTGGATAGG GGTGGTGCGTGAGATCGCGGGCAAGGACAAGAACTCACTGAACGACGGGGACGAAAACTCGAACACGGCGCTTCACCTTGCAGCAGACGGCGGACATATCCAACTCGTCAAGACGCTTATCAAGCTCGGAGCAGACCACGAGATTAG GAATGGCTCCTTGCGGACGGCGATGGGCTGTGCCGCCGCCAACGGCCACATGAAGGTGGTCATTCACCTGGTGAACGCCGACACGCCCATAGACCCTATCGACAAGCTCGGG TTGACGCCGCTGTTGGTGGCGGCGGCGAACGGCCACGCGGACGTGGTTGACTTTCTGTTGGAGCGGAAGGCGGACGTGGGCCGCGTGGACATGTTCGGACACAACTGTCTCGACCTTGCTGTCATGCACGACCACCA AGAAGTAGCTATGGAGATTATAAAATCACCGTCGTGGGAGGCGGCCCTGCGGAACGCCACCCTGGAACAGGGCGTGTTGTGTACGCCCCTCCGCCGCCTCATCAAGAAAATGCCCG AGGCGGCTGACCGGGTGTTTGAGAAATGCATCGAGGTGCGGCGACCGGAAGAGGGCAGTACCACGCACCTGACTGACCAGTACGAGGTCATGTACAACTTCGAGTTCCTCGACGACATGTACAGCGTCACCACGTGGGCGGGCATGGTCGGGAACCAGAAAAAACGCCGGAAGAAACCCGAAAAGGAAGGATCTG taaaggAGGAAGACAACGCAGACAACACTTGGTTATCGTGGAACAAGTTGAAGCCGTTCAAGAGGAGAG ATCGTACATTAGTGCCTTACACGCAAGATTCCGGCCTGTTCAAAAGCAATCACCCCATGATGATAATG GTTGATTCACACAGACTAGAGCTGCTTGACCACCCACTGGTCACGGCGCTGCGACGTCACAAGTGGACGATGTTCGGCAGATTCTCGTATTACGTCACGTTCCTCGCGTACGCCATCTTCCTCTTCTTCCTCACCGGCTACGTCATCGTAACGCCGCCACCGTTCTCTAT TGGTGAGACGTGCGAGGAATATTACGAGAAAGGAGAAAAGCAGCATTTGTTTGCCAGCATCGGAAAATACTTCATACTTGTTCTGGCCGTCATCAACATTATAAAAGAG CTTTTCCAGCTGTTCCACAACCGGTTGGCGTACATCAGCTGGGAGAACTTCCTGGAGGTGTGGCTCTTCATCTCCAGCTTCCTGTTTGTACTTGACTACCATAGCTGTCAAAACTCTACTGGATTCAGATAC GTTTGGCAGTGGAACTTCGGTGCAATAGCGATCGTGTTGTGCTGGATCGGACTGGTCATGTTCATTCAGAAGTTCCCCAAGATCGGCATCTACGTCGTCATGTTCAACAGCATTCTACGCACATTCTTTGAGTTCTTCAtcgtgtttttgttgtttatcatCGCGTTCGGTTTTGGATTCTTTGTCCTTATACAAAATCAG ACGCCGTTCGCCACGCCGTACCACGCCATCATCCGCACATCCGTGATGATGATAGGAGAGTTTGACTACAACGACATCTTCCACAGCGACACCGACGATATGCATTATTGGCTCACGTACGTGATATTTTGCGTATTCCTGCTCGTCAtgaccatcatcatcatgaaCCTGCTCGTCGGTCTGGCCGTCGATGACATCAAGGGCGTGCACGATGAGGCCTCGCTCAAGCGCATTGCCATGAAG GTGAACCTGGTTTTGGACGTGGAGCGTGTGCATCTCAAGTTTACGAGCCGCTGGTGGAAGAACTCCCACTCGGAGTTCTACAGGTCCATGGAGGAGGTCGCTGTGGCTACCAAGCATCCGGAACAG TTCGAGAACCAGATTCAGAAGAGCCAGGCGAAAATGCTGAAGAAGATGGACAAGCTGAAGGGTAGCGTCCGCACTGTCATCGACCGCACCACCCGCATTGAGGAGATGCTCGAGGCCCTCGTGCGCGCGCACGCCAAAGATACCAGCGCCGACACAGCCGCTACCAGAGAAAGCTTCGACGACGTGCTTCGTTAA
- the LOC128236924 gene encoding transient receptor potential cation channel subfamily A member 1 homolog isoform X1, whose product MAAVYPSENSYIQALLGRNGKYPDVMALDKIPEEGTPEVPAKAPYEAPLVDPYKVLEELTLCQCARNGDTEKARLLLETERGKAAVNNDDIEGLTPLHYAARYNHYTLVELLVQEGADVNREDNEHLTPLMYACRLKRRRRKSRKSMVLLGSTETPRFSQSTLVKLGGKEIDTDANAIHFLVESGADIRQKDAYGMTALHHAALRGDEVACEQLLLYNTAKQSLVHAKDVQEMTALHTAVCQSNYDIVRQLLAAGADIRSRDNEMSTALHEAATLGDTKIGKLIFESCQTPEAKSELLDDRDEDGNTSLMLAVQSGKYNFVSFMIKRGAPINVQNKMLVTPLHLAAIKGDLRIVEMLVERGAQVGVLTHDQQTPLHKACLYNNCECIKFLLDSGSNIEARDMDNFSPLLLAAVYGHANAVKMLIERGADVTVEDKNDKTVVFLAAEENKLDVLQVLTANRGTRDLIDHRDEENNSPLHIAARHGHINIVKCLMENGAMISLKNDMEQTPMHMAAENGWIGVVREIAGKDKNSLNDGDENSNTALHLAADGGHIQLVKTLIKLGADHEIRNGSLRTAMGCAAANGHMKVVIHLVNADTPIDPIDKLGLTPLLVAAANGHADVVDFLLERKADVGRVDMFGHNCLDLAVMHDHQEVAMEIIKSPSWEAALRNATLEQGVLCTPLRRLIKKMPEAADRVFEKCIEVRRPEEGSTTHLTDQYEVMYNFEFLDDMYSVTTWAGMVGNQKKRRKKPEKEGSVKEEDNADNTWLSWNKLKPFKRRDRTLVPYTQDSGLFKSNHPMMIMVDSHRLELLDHPLVTALRRHKWTMFGRFSYYVTFLAYAIFLFFLTGYVIVTPPPFSIGETCEEYYEKGEKQHLFASIGKYFILVLAVINIIKELFQLFHNRLAYISWENFLEVWLFISSFLFVLDYHSCQNSTGFRYVWQWNFGAIAIVLCWIGLVMFIQKFPKIGIYVVMFNSILRTFFEFFIVFLLFIIAFGFGFFVLIQNQTPFATPYHAIIRTSVMMIGEFDYNDIFHSDTDDMHYWLTYVIFCVFLLVMTIIIMNLLVGLAVDDIKGVHDEASLKRIAMKVNLVLDVERVHLKFTSRWWKNSHSEFYRSMEEVAVATKHPEQFENQIQKSQAKMLKKMDKLKGSVRTVIDRTTRIEEMLEALVRAHAKDTSADTAATRESFDDVLR is encoded by the exons ATGGCCGCAGTTTACCCTTCCGAAAACAGCTATATACAG GCTTTGTTAGGACGAAAT GGGAAGTACCCGGATGTGATGGCGCTTGACAAGATCCCGGAGGAGGGGACGCCGGAAGTCCCAGCGAAGGCCCCGTATGAGGCGCCACTTGTCGACCCCTACAAGGTGCTGGAGGAACTCACACTATGTCAG TGTGCGCGAAACGGCGACACGGAAAAGGCGCGGCTGCTGCTAGAGACAGAGCGCGGGAAGGCGGCCGTCAATAACGATGACATAGAGGGCCTCACACCGCTTCACTACGCCGCCCGCTACAACCACTACACTCTCGTGGAACTACTCGTCCAAGAGGGTGCAG ATGTTAATCGGGAGGACAACGAGCACTTGACGCCGCTTATGTACGCCTGTCGCCTCAAGCGTCGTCGCCGGAAGTCACGTAAATCAATGGTTCTGCTCGGGTCCACAGAAACACCGCGTTTCTCGCAGTCA ACGCTGGTGAAACTTGGTGGTAAGGAGATTGATACGGACGCCAACGCAATCCATTTCCTGGTGGAGTCCGGCGCCGACATCCGGCAGAAGGACGCGTACGGGATGACGGCCCTCCATCACGCGGCGCTCCGGGGGGATGAGGTCGCGTGTGAGCAGCTCCTCCTCTATAACACCGCCAAACAATCGCTCGTGCAC GCGAAGGACGTACAAGAAATGACGGCCCTCCACACGGCCGTCTGCCAGTCGAACTACGACATCGTGCGTCAGTTGCTTGCCGCAGGCGCCGACATCCGCAGCCGTGACAATGAGATGTCCACGGCCCTTCACGAGGCGGCCACGCTCGGAGACACCAAAATTGGCAAACTCATCTTCGAGTCTTGTCAGACACCGGAGGCAAAG AGCGAACTCCTAGATGACCGAGACGAGGACGGAAACACTTCGCTCATGTTGGCCGTCCAGTCTGGCAAATACAACTTCGTCTCCTTCATGATCAAGAGAG GTGCGCCGATTAACGTGCAGAACAAGATGTTGGTGACGCCACTGCACCTTGCGGCCATCAAGGGCGACCTGCGGATCGTTGAGATGCTCGTAGAGCGCGGCGCCCAGGTGGGTGTACTCACCCACGACCAGCAGACGCCCCTCCACAAGGCATGCCTCTACAACAACTGCGAGTGCATCAAATTCCTGCTCGACAG TGGATCCAATATCGAGGCACGGGACATGGACAATTTCTCGCCCTTGTTGCTAGCCGCCGTATACGGGCACGCGAATGCCGTCAAGATGCTGATAGAACGTGGCGCCGACGTCACTGTGGAGGACAAGAACGACAAAACCGTCGTGTTTCTCGCCGCCGAGGAGAATAAACTAGACGTACTGCAG GTGTTGACAGCTAACCGGGGGACGAGGGACCTGATTGACCACCGGGACGAGGAGAATAACAGCCCGCTCCACATTGCCGCTCGACATGGACACATCAACATCGTAAAG TGCCTGATGGAGAACGGGGCGATGATATCACTGAAGAACGACATGGAACAGACTCCTATGCACATGGCCGCCGAGAACGGCTGGATAGG GGTGGTGCGTGAGATCGCGGGCAAGGACAAGAACTCACTGAACGACGGGGACGAAAACTCGAACACGGCGCTTCACCTTGCAGCAGACGGCGGACATATCCAACTCGTCAAGACGCTTATCAAGCTCGGAGCAGACCACGAGATTAG GAATGGCTCCTTGCGGACGGCGATGGGCTGTGCCGCCGCCAACGGCCACATGAAGGTGGTCATTCACCTGGTGAACGCCGACACGCCCATAGACCCTATCGACAAGCTCGGG TTGACGCCGCTGTTGGTGGCGGCGGCGAACGGCCACGCGGACGTGGTTGACTTTCTGTTGGAGCGGAAGGCGGACGTGGGCCGCGTGGACATGTTCGGACACAACTGTCTCGACCTTGCTGTCATGCACGACCACCA AGAAGTAGCTATGGAGATTATAAAATCACCGTCGTGGGAGGCGGCCCTGCGGAACGCCACCCTGGAACAGGGCGTGTTGTGTACGCCCCTCCGCCGCCTCATCAAGAAAATGCCCG AGGCGGCTGACCGGGTGTTTGAGAAATGCATCGAGGTGCGGCGACCGGAAGAGGGCAGTACCACGCACCTGACTGACCAGTACGAGGTCATGTACAACTTCGAGTTCCTCGACGACATGTACAGCGTCACCACGTGGGCGGGCATGGTCGGGAACCAGAAAAAACGCCGGAAGAAACCCGAAAAGGAAGGATCTG taaaggAGGAAGACAACGCAGACAACACTTGGTTATCGTGGAACAAGTTGAAGCCGTTCAAGAGGAGAG ATCGTACATTAGTGCCTTACACGCAAGATTCCGGCCTGTTCAAAAGCAATCACCCCATGATGATAATG GTTGATTCACACAGACTAGAGCTGCTTGACCACCCACTGGTCACGGCGCTGCGACGTCACAAGTGGACGATGTTCGGCAGATTCTCGTATTACGTCACGTTCCTCGCGTACGCCATCTTCCTCTTCTTCCTCACCGGCTACGTCATCGTAACGCCGCCACCGTTCTCTAT TGGTGAGACGTGCGAGGAATATTACGAGAAAGGAGAAAAGCAGCATTTGTTTGCCAGCATCGGAAAATACTTCATACTTGTTCTGGCCGTCATCAACATTATAAAAGAG CTTTTCCAGCTGTTCCACAACCGGTTGGCGTACATCAGCTGGGAGAACTTCCTGGAGGTGTGGCTCTTCATCTCCAGCTTCCTGTTTGTACTTGACTACCATAGCTGTCAAAACTCTACTGGATTCAGATAC GTTTGGCAGTGGAACTTCGGTGCAATAGCGATCGTGTTGTGCTGGATCGGACTGGTCATGTTCATTCAGAAGTTCCCCAAGATCGGCATCTACGTCGTCATGTTCAACAGCATTCTACGCACATTCTTTGAGTTCTTCAtcgtgtttttgttgtttatcatCGCGTTCGGTTTTGGATTCTTTGTCCTTATACAAAATCAG ACGCCGTTCGCCACGCCGTACCACGCCATCATCCGCACATCCGTGATGATGATAGGAGAGTTTGACTACAACGACATCTTCCACAGCGACACCGACGATATGCATTATTGGCTCACGTACGTGATATTTTGCGTATTCCTGCTCGTCAtgaccatcatcatcatgaaCCTGCTCGTCGGTCTGGCCGTCGATGACATCAAGGGCGTGCACGATGAGGCCTCGCTCAAGCGCATTGCCATGAAG GTGAACCTGGTTTTGGACGTGGAGCGTGTGCATCTCAAGTTTACGAGCCGCTGGTGGAAGAACTCCCACTCGGAGTTCTACAGGTCCATGGAGGAGGTCGCTGTGGCTACCAAGCATCCGGAACAG TTCGAGAACCAGATTCAGAAGAGCCAGGCGAAAATGCTGAAGAAGATGGACAAGCTGAAGGGTAGCGTCCGCACTGTCATCGACCGCACCACCCGCATTGAGGAGATGCTCGAGGCCCTCGTGCGCGCGCACGCCAAAGATACCAGCGCCGACACAGCCGCTACCAGAGAAAGCTTCGACGACGTGCTTCGTTAA